From the genome of Bubalus bubalis isolate 160015118507 breed Murrah chromosome 2, NDDB_SH_1, whole genome shotgun sequence, one region includes:
- the LOC102413753 gene encoding olfactory receptor 2W3-like isoform X1: MDRRAWWAIEGFILLGFSDRPKLEQILFMFVLIFYLVTLVGNAVIILVSRLDPSLHTPMYFFLTNLSFLDLCFTTSSIPQLLFNLGGPDKTISYVGCAIQLFMFLGLGGTECVLLAVMAYDRFTAICKPLHYSVLMHPQLCWKLVSVAWGVGLLNSLVMSPVTMKLPRCGRCRVKHFLCEMPALIRIACVDTVAVESTVFILSVIIVLVPLSLILISYSCIALAVLRMKSAAGRRKAFNTCGSHLTVVSLFYGNIVYMYMQPGNNSSQDQGKFLTLFYNLVTPMLNPVIYTLRNKDVNGALRRLVSRK; encoded by the exons atggacagaagagcctggtgggctata GAAGGCTTCATCTTGTTGGGTTTCTCAGACAGACCCAAGCTAGAGCAGATCCTCTTCATGTTTGTCCTCATCTTCTACCTTGTGACTTTGGTGGGCAATGCTGTCATTATCCTGGTTTCCCGCTTAGACCCCAGCCTTCACacgcccatgtacttcttcctcactAATTTGTCCTTCCTAGATCTCTGCTTTACCACCAGTTCTATCCCCCAGCTGCTTTTCAACTTAGGCGGCCCAGACAAGACCATCAGTTATGTGGGTTGTGCCATCCAGCTCTTCATGTTCCTGGGACTGGGTGGCACagaatgtgttctcttggctGTCATGGCTTATGACCGCTTCACTGCAATCTGCAAGCCCCTCCACTATTCTGTCCTCATGCACCCTCAGCTCTGTTGGAAGTTGGTGTCTGTGGCCTGGGGAGTTGGACTTCTCAACTCCTTGGTTATGTCTCCAGTGACTATGAAACTGCCACGATGTGGGAGATGCAGGGTGAAACATTTCCTATGTGAGATGCCGGCTCTGATAAGAATTGCCTGTGTGGATACAGTGGCTGTAGAGAGCACTGTTTTCATCCTATCAGTGATCATCGTTCTGGTGCCCCTGTCGTTGATCCTCATCTCTTATAGCTGCATTGCCCTTGCAGTGCTGAGGATGAAGTCGGCggcaggaaggaggaaggctTTCAACACATGTGGGTCCCATCTCACTGTAGTCTCCTTGTTTTATGGGAATATTGTCTATATGTATATGCAACCAGGAAATAATTCATCTCAGGACCAAGGGAAATTCCTTACCCTCTTCTACAACTTGGTGACTCCCATGTTGAACCCTGTCATCTATACACTGAGAAATAAGGATGTAAATGGTGCACTCAGGAGACTTGTGTCTAGAAAGTAA
- the LOC102413753 gene encoding olfactory receptor 2W3-like isoform X2 has protein sequence MTNQSCQEGFILLGFSDRPKLEQILFMFVLIFYLVTLVGNAVIILVSRLDPSLHTPMYFFLTNLSFLDLCFTTSSIPQLLFNLGGPDKTISYVGCAIQLFMFLGLGGTECVLLAVMAYDRFTAICKPLHYSVLMHPQLCWKLVSVAWGVGLLNSLVMSPVTMKLPRCGRCRVKHFLCEMPALIRIACVDTVAVESTVFILSVIIVLVPLSLILISYSCIALAVLRMKSAAGRRKAFNTCGSHLTVVSLFYGNIVYMYMQPGNNSSQDQGKFLTLFYNLVTPMLNPVIYTLRNKDVNGALRRLVSRK, from the coding sequence ATGACCAACCAGAGTTGCCAGGAAGGCTTCATCTTGTTGGGTTTCTCAGACAGACCCAAGCTAGAGCAGATCCTCTTCATGTTTGTCCTCATCTTCTACCTTGTGACTTTGGTGGGCAATGCTGTCATTATCCTGGTTTCCCGCTTAGACCCCAGCCTTCACacgcccatgtacttcttcctcactAATTTGTCCTTCCTAGATCTCTGCTTTACCACCAGTTCTATCCCCCAGCTGCTTTTCAACTTAGGCGGCCCAGACAAGACCATCAGTTATGTGGGTTGTGCCATCCAGCTCTTCATGTTCCTGGGACTGGGTGGCACagaatgtgttctcttggctGTCATGGCTTATGACCGCTTCACTGCAATCTGCAAGCCCCTCCACTATTCTGTCCTCATGCACCCTCAGCTCTGTTGGAAGTTGGTGTCTGTGGCCTGGGGAGTTGGACTTCTCAACTCCTTGGTTATGTCTCCAGTGACTATGAAACTGCCACGATGTGGGAGATGCAGGGTGAAACATTTCCTATGTGAGATGCCGGCTCTGATAAGAATTGCCTGTGTGGATACAGTGGCTGTAGAGAGCACTGTTTTCATCCTATCAGTGATCATCGTTCTGGTGCCCCTGTCGTTGATCCTCATCTCTTATAGCTGCATTGCCCTTGCAGTGCTGAGGATGAAGTCGGCggcaggaaggaggaaggctTTCAACACATGTGGGTCCCATCTCACTGTAGTCTCCTTGTTTTATGGGAATATTGTCTATATGTATATGCAACCAGGAAATAATTCATCTCAGGACCAAGGGAAATTCCTTACCCTCTTCTACAACTTGGTGACTCCCATGTTGAACCCTGTCATCTATACACTGAGAAATAAGGATGTAAATGGTGCACTCAGGAGACTTGTGTCTAGAAAGTAA